One segment of Paenibacillus rhizovicinus DNA contains the following:
- the proB gene encoding glutamate 5-kinase: MTDTIVVKIGSSSLTSDEGGLNRERITFFAHELAALHQAGHQVLLVTSGAVAAGFRKIGYASRPKIIHEKQAAAAVGQALLMQAYQEAFGSYGAQDGIGVAQILLTRMDFSNRRRIQNAQMTIEELLKQRIVPIINENDTVSTEELKFSDNDTLSALVGNMVKAKQLVIITDMDGLYTEDPRKNPAAKRIDRVDQISDDILGFAGGAGSSVGTGGMRSKIEAARMAMRGGVPTFIGRVVEPGDLQLAVSGRGRGTYFDTRLHNLPMKKQWLGFHSMPQGRIFVDDGAERALLEGGKSLLPAGIRTIEGDFHPGDVVEVCNMLGQTLGRGVVNYAAWQAQAAAGLSSEEVRRRVEVVRMEVIHRDEWVTLKA, encoded by the coding sequence ATGACAGATACCATTGTAGTCAAGATCGGGAGCAGCTCCCTTACCTCCGACGAAGGCGGACTGAACCGCGAACGAATCACGTTCTTCGCGCACGAATTGGCGGCTTTGCACCAAGCCGGCCATCAAGTGCTGCTCGTAACCTCCGGCGCCGTTGCCGCCGGCTTTCGCAAGATCGGCTATGCAAGCCGGCCGAAAATCATCCACGAGAAACAGGCGGCAGCCGCTGTCGGCCAAGCGCTGCTCATGCAGGCCTATCAAGAAGCATTCGGTTCTTATGGCGCCCAAGACGGCATAGGCGTTGCCCAGATCCTGCTGACGCGCATGGACTTCTCCAATCGCAGGCGGATTCAGAACGCGCAAATGACGATCGAGGAGCTGCTGAAGCAGCGCATCGTTCCCATCATCAACGAAAACGATACCGTGTCGACCGAAGAGTTGAAATTCAGCGATAACGACACCTTGTCCGCGCTCGTCGGCAACATGGTCAAGGCGAAGCAGCTCGTCATCATTACCGACATGGACGGGCTGTACACCGAAGATCCGAGAAAAAATCCGGCTGCCAAGCGGATCGACCGCGTCGATCAAATTTCCGACGATATTCTCGGCTTCGCAGGCGGCGCCGGATCTTCGGTCGGCACCGGCGGCATGCGTTCCAAGATTGAAGCCGCCCGCATGGCCATGCGCGGAGGCGTGCCGACCTTCATCGGGCGCGTCGTGGAACCCGGAGATTTGCAGCTTGCCGTATCGGGCCGAGGCAGAGGTACATATTTCGATACGCGCCTCCACAATCTGCCGATGAAGAAGCAATGGCTCGGATTCCACTCCATGCCGCAAGGACGGATCTTCGTCGACGACGGCGCCGAACGCGCGCTGCTCGAAGGCGGCAAGAGCCTGCTGCCCGCGGGAATTCGGACGATCGAAGGCGATTTTCATCCCGGGGACGTCGTTGAAGTGTGCAATATGCTGGGCCAGACGCTCGGCAGAGGCGTCGTCAATTACGCCGCGTGGCAAGCCCAGGCTGCAGCAGGGCTCAGCTCCGAGGAAGTACGCAGGCGGGTCGAAGTCGTGCGGATGGAAGTCATCCATCGCGACGAGTGGGTTACGCTTAAAGCTTAG
- a CDS encoding LysR family transcriptional regulator translates to MELRQLQYVIQIAKEKNFSRAAEKLHIAQPSLSQQLSKLEKEIGILLFRRTTNSVELTHAGSVFVEKAQGILDNVEQLKQELDDLAHMRRGKLVVGSLSTTGSHVLPIVLPIFGRLYPEIEVVLVEDTPSKLEQLTASGQTDLSLLALPLHEPSLEWIPIIEEEIVLAVPPEHPLAKRTKPVRIDELREEPFIVLKRGQGFRQIVLETCEKADFEPRIVFESTNIETVQSLVAAGMGITLVPKMIKRKAPGELAPVYLEFAAPKPTRTLVIASRKGRYLSKAAEAFIDTMNMTTEEHFNS, encoded by the coding sequence TTGGAACTTCGCCAGCTGCAATACGTCATTCAAATCGCCAAAGAAAAAAACTTCTCGCGCGCCGCGGAGAAACTGCATATCGCCCAGCCGTCGCTCAGCCAACAGTTGTCGAAACTGGAAAAAGAAATCGGGATTCTTCTATTCCGCCGCACGACCAATTCCGTCGAGCTGACTCATGCCGGTTCCGTCTTCGTCGAGAAGGCGCAGGGCATTCTGGATAACGTCGAGCAATTGAAACAAGAATTGGATGACCTCGCGCATATGCGAAGAGGCAAACTCGTCGTGGGAAGCTTGTCGACGACGGGCTCGCACGTCCTTCCGATCGTGCTCCCCATCTTCGGCCGCCTGTATCCCGAAATCGAGGTCGTACTCGTCGAGGATACGCCTTCCAAGCTGGAACAGCTGACCGCTAGCGGCCAGACGGATCTCAGCCTGCTTGCCCTGCCGCTTCACGAGCCTTCGCTGGAATGGATTCCGATCATCGAAGAGGAAATCGTGCTGGCCGTGCCGCCCGAGCATCCGCTTGCGAAGCGGACGAAGCCCGTGCGTATCGACGAGCTCCGCGAAGAACCCTTCATCGTGCTCAAGCGGGGACAAGGCTTCCGCCAAATCGTCCTCGAAACCTGCGAGAAAGCGGACTTCGAGCCGCGCATCGTCTTCGAAAGCACCAATATCGAAACCGTGCAATCGCTGGTCGCGGCAGGGATGGGAATTACGCTGGTCCCGAAAATGATCAAGCGCAAAGCACCGGGCGAGCTGGCCCCGGTCTACCTCGAATTTGCCGCGCCGAAGCCGACGAGGACACTCGTCATCGCCAGCCGCAAAGGCCGCTATCTCTCGAAAGCGGCCGAAGCGTTCATTGATACGATGAATATGACGACGGAAGAGCATTTCAATTCTTAA
- a CDS encoding carbon-nitrogen family hydrolase, translating into MSGNKMRLALVQMHVDAGNPDANFERLQSKLEEAVSGESKPELIMLPEMWNTGYALERIDEIADPEGQRTKAMLSSFAKAHAVQLIGGSIAEKRADGVYNTMYVFNEQGELTSQYSKIHLFRLMDEEKHLKAGEELGQLEAGGAPAGMMICYDIRFPELARKLALGGAKAMFVPAQWPNPRLHHWRTLLTARAIENQMFVIACNRCGTSGESTFFGHSLILDPWGEIIAEAGEEETIVRAEIDLALVDAVRAKIPVFEDRRPTLY; encoded by the coding sequence ATGAGTGGAAACAAAATGCGTCTAGCTCTCGTGCAAATGCATGTGGATGCCGGAAACCCGGATGCGAATTTCGAGCGTTTGCAATCGAAGCTGGAAGAAGCGGTGAGCGGGGAATCGAAGCCGGAGCTGATCATGCTGCCGGAGATGTGGAATACGGGGTACGCGCTCGAAAGAATCGACGAAATCGCGGACCCGGAAGGACAACGGACCAAAGCGATGCTGTCTTCCTTCGCCAAAGCGCATGCCGTTCAGCTGATCGGCGGCTCGATTGCGGAGAAGCGCGCGGACGGCGTATACAATACGATGTATGTCTTTAATGAACAAGGCGAGCTGACGAGCCAATATTCCAAAATCCATTTATTCCGCTTAATGGACGAAGAGAAGCATTTGAAAGCGGGAGAAGAGCTGGGGCAGCTGGAAGCGGGCGGAGCGCCTGCGGGAATGATGATTTGTTACGACATCCGGTTTCCGGAGCTTGCGCGGAAGCTCGCGCTAGGCGGGGCTAAAGCGATGTTCGTGCCGGCGCAATGGCCGAATCCGAGGCTGCATCATTGGCGGACGCTGCTGACGGCCAGGGCGATCGAGAACCAAATGTTCGTCATAGCCTGCAATCGCTGCGGGACGAGCGGAGAGAGCACATTCTTCGGTCATTCGCTCATCCTCGATCCGTGGGGAGAAATCATCGCCGAGGCTGGCGAAGAGGAGACCATCGTGCGGGCGGAAATCGACTTGGCGCTCGTCGATGCGGTTCGGGCTAAGATCCCCGTGTTCGAGGATCGCAGACCAACGCTTTACTAA
- a CDS encoding glutamate-5-semialdehyde dehydrogenase, which translates to MSEVRDKAAQAKAAAQIMNRLTTEQKNEALLAMANALVAQQASIISANTADIDRGRANGTSESLLDRLTLTPDRILGIAEGLRQVVELADPVGLTLESFERPNGLRVEKISVPLGVIGMIYEARPNVTVDAAGLCLKTGNAVVLRGGSAALESNRRIVEVLREALADTALPPDALQLIEAPSRASVDEMLKLNGLLDVVIPRGGASLIRNVVENATVPVIETGAGICHTFVDESAAYDMAADIAFNAKVQRPSVCNSMETLLVHESFASKHLRALADRFLAANVELRGCERTRALLPEAALASDTDFATEYNDYIMNIRIVDDLDQALRHIASFGTMHSECIVTENEENAASFLQRVDAAAVYHNASTRFTDGFQFGYGAEIGISTQKLHARGPMGLPALTSTKFRVYGSGQIRG; encoded by the coding sequence ATGAGTGAAGTACGCGATAAAGCCGCGCAGGCCAAAGCAGCCGCGCAAATCATGAACCGCCTGACGACGGAACAAAAGAACGAAGCGCTGCTTGCGATGGCGAATGCGCTGGTTGCACAGCAAGCATCCATTATCTCAGCCAATACGGCTGACATTGACCGCGGACGGGCAAACGGCACGAGCGAATCCCTTCTCGACCGGCTCACATTGACGCCGGATCGGATTCTCGGCATCGCCGAAGGACTGCGACAAGTCGTCGAGCTGGCCGATCCGGTCGGCCTGACGCTGGAATCATTCGAGCGCCCGAACGGTCTTCGCGTGGAGAAAATTTCCGTTCCGCTCGGCGTGATCGGCATGATCTACGAAGCGCGTCCGAACGTCACGGTGGATGCGGCCGGACTTTGCCTCAAGACAGGCAATGCCGTCGTTCTGCGCGGCGGTTCCGCCGCCTTGGAATCCAACCGCCGCATCGTCGAGGTGCTCCGCGAGGCGCTCGCGGATACTGCGCTGCCTCCCGACGCGCTTCAGCTGATCGAAGCTCCTTCCCGCGCATCGGTCGACGAAATGCTCAAGCTGAACGGCCTGCTGGACGTCGTTATTCCTCGCGGCGGCGCTTCGCTGATTCGCAACGTCGTCGAGAATGCGACGGTGCCGGTCATCGAAACGGGCGCGGGCATCTGCCATACGTTCGTCGACGAGAGCGCCGCGTACGATATGGCTGCCGACATCGCTTTCAACGCGAAGGTACAACGCCCTTCGGTTTGTAACTCAATGGAAACGCTGCTGGTGCATGAATCGTTCGCAAGCAAGCATCTGCGCGCGCTGGCGGATCGTTTCCTTGCGGCAAACGTTGAACTGCGCGGCTGCGAACGGACACGAGCCCTTCTTCCTGAAGCGGCACTTGCATCGGATACCGATTTTGCGACAGAATATAACGATTATATTATGAACATCCGCATCGTCGACGATCTCGATCAAGCGCTCCGTCATATCGCCAGCTTCGGCACCATGCATTCCGAATGCATCGTGACCGAGAACGAGGAGAATGCCGCAAGCTTCCTCCAGCGCGTCGATGCGGCAGCCGTCTACCATAACGCCTCCACTCGTTTCACGGACGGCTTCCAATTCGGCTACGGCGCGGAAATCGGCATCAGCACGCAGAAGCTACACGCGCGCGGACCTATGGGCCTGCCTGCGCTAACATCTACCAAATTCCGTGTCTACGGCAGCGGTCAAATCCGCGGATAA
- a CDS encoding pyridoxal phosphate-dependent aminotransferase, which produces MMERTQAFHIRPASRMTGLPAQFFAALVQKANAQAAKGRDVINLGQGNPDRPTPPHIVAALQEAAPNPLYHKYPPFSGFSFLKEAVAQRYKEDYGVELDPATEVAVLFGGKTGLVEISQCLLDPGDVCLVPDPGYPDYWSGVALAGGVMEYMPLKESNGFLPDYGAISAETANKAKLMFINYPNNPTGATAGPDFYAQTVNFAAKNGIVVASDFAYGAIGFDGNAPVSFLQTPGAKEVGVEFYTLSKTYNMAGWRVGFALGNKEIVSLINLIQDHYYCSLFGGIQAAAAVALTGPQQCVTELTAAYESRRNALFAAMNEIGWESQKPSGSFFCWLPVPKGHTSASFADYVLEHADVVVAPGIGFGTHGEGYVRLGLLASEERLQEAIHRIGKLHLFG; this is translated from the coding sequence ATGATGGAACGTACACAAGCATTTCATATCCGACCGGCAAGCCGCATGACGGGTTTGCCGGCTCAATTTTTTGCAGCACTGGTTCAAAAGGCGAATGCGCAAGCTGCCAAAGGACGCGACGTCATTAATTTAGGGCAAGGCAATCCGGACCGGCCGACGCCGCCTCATATCGTGGCAGCGCTGCAGGAGGCGGCTCCGAATCCGCTCTACCACAAATACCCGCCTTTCAGCGGTTTCTCGTTTCTCAAGGAAGCCGTCGCGCAGCGATATAAGGAAGATTACGGCGTTGAGCTCGATCCCGCTACCGAAGTAGCCGTCTTGTTCGGCGGCAAAACGGGACTCGTCGAAATCAGCCAATGCCTGCTGGATCCCGGCGATGTCTGCCTCGTGCCCGATCCCGGTTATCCGGATTACTGGTCCGGCGTTGCGCTTGCCGGCGGCGTCATGGAATATATGCCGCTGAAGGAAAGCAACGGCTTTCTGCCGGATTACGGCGCCATATCCGCGGAGACGGCGAATAAGGCAAAGCTCATGTTCATTAATTATCCCAACAATCCGACCGGAGCAACCGCCGGTCCGGATTTTTATGCGCAAACGGTGAATTTCGCTGCCAAGAACGGCATCGTAGTCGCCAGCGATTTTGCCTACGGGGCGATCGGTTTCGACGGCAACGCGCCCGTCAGCTTCTTGCAGACGCCTGGCGCGAAGGAAGTCGGCGTCGAGTTCTACACGTTGTCCAAAACTTACAACATGGCAGGCTGGCGCGTCGGTTTCGCGCTCGGCAATAAAGAAATTGTCTCGCTGATCAATTTGATCCAGGATCATTACTATTGCAGCCTCTTCGGAGGCATACAGGCAGCGGCTGCGGTAGCATTGACCGGCCCGCAGCAATGCGTGACTGAGCTGACGGCCGCTTATGAAAGCCGCCGTAATGCGCTGTTCGCCGCCATGAACGAGATCGGCTGGGAAAGCCAGAAGCCAAGCGGCTCCTTCTTCTGCTGGCTCCCCGTGCCGAAGGGGCATACATCCGCCTCGTTCGCGGATTACGTGCTGGAGCATGCCGATGTCGTGGTCGCGCCCGGCATCGGATTCGGTACGCATGGCGAAGGCTACGTCCGCCTGGGGCTGCTTGCTTCAGAGGAACGGCTGCAAGAAGCCATTCACCGGATCGGCAAGCTGCATTTGTTCGGATAA